A region from the Manihot esculenta cultivar AM560-2 chromosome 13, M.esculenta_v8, whole genome shotgun sequence genome encodes:
- the LOC110629624 gene encoding G-type lectin S-receptor-like serine/threonine-protein kinase LECRK1, with the protein MQSFETQSLSMPSISLFLFLSFFLTASAQQKQTNISIGSSLTPTTNSSWLSPSGLYAFGFYPQGNGFGIGIFLAGIPQRTVVWTANRDGPLVSNNATLLLTNDSGLVLQEQGQTKTIISYPQPPSSASLFDSGNFVLYTSELDKIWQSFEHPTDTLLPSQRLEAGSELVSAASRNDHSSGIFRLSMQDDGNLVQYPVATLPTAVHAYWSSVTSGRGNNVSLNFAHDGHLYLLNSTGFNIKNLTGGGYPTNETIYIMRIDFDGIFRLYSHNLKQDGNWSALWRSSNNKCDPKGLCGLNSYCVLNDQEPDCICIPGFVAGMQNNWTAGCERNFIPGSCEDKNGDIRIQEITNSGWEEDSYSVLTVFTKEDCERACLEDCNCDAAFFNNMQCRKQRLPLRYGKRNLGDSNIALIKVGKSISTTDRIEPGKTKSDDKLDNAMLILSCSIAAVGFFMLAISGILFYRSRVQAYKRLSATENVGLSEEVSPRSYTFTELEKITDGFKEEIGRGSFGAVYKGLLLSTQKGAAVKRLEGVASQGEREFQTEVKVIGKTHHKNLVRLLGYCNEGPHRLLVYEYMSNGSLADVLFCHEKRPCFAERVEIARNIAKGILYLHEECETQIIHCDIKPENILLDEYGCPKISDFGLAKLLKPEQTKTFTGIRGTRGYVAPEWHRKLPVTVKADVYSFGIVLLEIACCRRNVDHALPEIESILVDWVYHCFEGGELDKLAGDEEVDKKQMNRMIKVGLWCTLDEPSIRPSMKKVLLMLEGTIDIPIPPSPTSFLSTI; encoded by the coding sequence ATGCAGAGTTTTGAAACTCAAAGCCTGTCAATGCCTTCCATCTCTTTGTTTCTGtttctctccttctttctcacagcTTCAGCTCAACAAAAACAGACCAACATAAGCATAGGGTCTTCACTCACACCCACAACCAACTCCTCTTGGTTATCACCCTCTGGTCTTTATGCCTTTGGATTCTATCCACAAGGCAATGGCTTTGGCATTGGTATCTTTCTTGCTGGAATTCCTCAGAGAACTGTTGTATGGACTGCCAATCGGGATGGTCCGCTGGTCAGCAACAATGCTACCTTGCTCTTAACCAACGATTCTGGGCTTGTCTTGCAAGAGCAAGGCCAAACCAAAACAATTATTTCTTATCCACAACCACCTTCTTCAGCTTCCTTGTTTGATTCAGGCAATTTTGTGCTCTATACATCTGAGCTTGATAAAATATGGCAGAGTTTTGAGCACCCAACTGATACCCTTTTGCCTTCTCAACGTCTTGAAGCTGGTTCGGAGCTGGTTTCTGCTGCTTCACGAAATGACCATTCATCAGGAATTTTCCGGCTTTCTATGCAAGACGATGGAAACCTTGTGCAGTATCCGGTGGCAACTCTTCCGACTGCTGTACATGCTTATTGGTCTTCTGTTACATCTGGACGGGGCAATAATGTGTCCCTGAATTTTGCTCATGATGGCCATCTCTACTTGCTTAATTCGACTGGTTTCAACATAAAGAATCTCACAGGTGGAGGGTATCCCACAAACGAAACAATTTACATTatgagaattgattttgatgGGATATTCAGACTGTACTCGCACAATCTGAAACAAGATGGAAACTGGTCTGCTTTATGGCGATCCTCAAACAATAAGTGTGATCCCAAGGGACTCTGCGGTTTGAATAGCTATTGTGTTTTAAATGATCAGGAACCTGACTGTATATGTATTCCAGGATTTGTAGCTGGTATGCAGAATAATTGGACTGCTGGATGTGAGAGAAATTTCATTCCTGGAAGTTGCGAAGATAAAAATGGAGATATCAGAATTCAAGAAATTACTAATAGTGGATGGGAGGAAGATTCGTATTCTGTTCTCACAGTATTTACGAAAGAAGATTGTGAGAGAGCATGTCTGGAGGACTGCAACTGTGATGCTgcttttttcaataatatgcaGTGCAGAAAGCAAAGGCTGCCTCTAAGATATGGGAAAAGAAATTTGGGTGACTCAAACATAGCCTTGATCAAGGTTGGCAAATCCATATCCACCACAGACAGAATCGAGCCTGGAAAGACAAAGAGTGATGATAAGCTTGACAATGCTATGCTAATTCTCAGTTGTTCAATTGCTGCTGTTGGGTTTTTTATGTTGGCAATTTCTGGTATTCTGTTTTATAGATCTCGTGTCCAGGCATACAAAAGATTGTCTGCAACTGAGAATGTTGGATTAAGTGAGGAAGTTTCCCCTCGATCTTATACCTTCACAGAGCTAGAGAAAATTACAGATGGTTTCAAGGAAGAAATTGGCAGAGGTTCATTTGGGGCTGTTTATAAAGGGCTACTATTGAGCACCCAGAAAGGTGCAGCAGTTAAAAGATTAGAAGGAGTTGCATCTCAAGGGGAAAGAGAATTCCAAACTGAAGTGAAGGTTATTGGGAAGACACATCATAAGAACCTAGTACGCCTACTAGGTTATTGCAATGAAGGACCTCATAGGCTGTTGGTATACGAGTACATGAGCAATGGGTCTCTTGCTGATGTATTATTCTGTCATGAAAAAAGACCTTGTTTTGCAGAAAGAGTGGAGATTGCTCGTAACATAGCAAAAGGCATCCTCTATCTACATGAAGAGTGCGAGACGCAGATCATCCACTGTGATATAAAACCAGAAAACATACTACTAGATGAGTATGGATGTCCAAAAATTTCCGACTTCGGATTGGCAAAGCTACTGAAACCAGAACAAACAAAAACCTTTACAGGAATCAGAGGGACAAGAGGATACGTTGCACCAGAGTGGCACCGTAAGCTGCCTGTCACAGTTAAAGCTGACGTTTATAGTTTTGGAATTGTACTGTTGGAGATTGCATGTTGCAGGAGGAATGTGGATCATGCACTTCCAGAGATTGAATCTATTCTTGTGGATTGGGTTTATCATTGTTTTGAAGGTGGTGAGCTAGATAAATTAGCGGGTGATGAAGAGGTGGACAAGAAACAAATGAACAGAATGATCAAAGTGGGGCTATGGTGTACTTTGGATGAACCATCAATTCGCCCTTCCATGAAAAAGGTGTTGTTGATGTTAGAAGGGACAATAGACATCCCAATACCTCCAAGTCCTACTTCTTTTCTCAGTACCATTTAA